A portion of the Mesobacillus sp. AQ2 genome contains these proteins:
- the cspC gene encoding cold shock protein CspC translates to MEQGTVKWFNAEKGFGFIEREGGDDVFVHFSAIQSEGFKSLDEGQKVTFDVEQGARGAQAANVQKA, encoded by the coding sequence ATGGAACAAGGTACAGTTAAATGGTTTAATGCAGAAAAAGGCTTCGGATTCATCGAGCGCGAAGGTGGAGACGATGTATTCGTACACTTCTCAGCTATCCAAAGTGAAGGTTTCAAATCTTTAGACGAAGGTCAAAAAGTTACATTTGACGTTGAGCAAGGTGCTCGTGGAGCTCAAGCTGCTAACGTTCAAAAAGCTTAA
- a CDS encoding DNA cytosine methyltransferase, giving the protein MSYNLVSLFSGAGFLDIGFVESGFSILKGYELNSEFARAHNHNFSRRYNDEKLVEVIDITKVPAKSLPLCEGIIGGPPCQDFSAGNSNNTGVEGERGKLVWDFLKKIKYRRPNFFVFENVATLYTRKKHRTQALEPLLKEFDKLGYQTYFKVLNSLHYGIPQDRSRVFIVAFKKKIIKKLEKNGLQVFTWPEEQFNNPKKAFDWSKVHPFGSSLEEERIIEELGDFYPLTVHSRIYNNFDGTTLKNNVSFNPKSSKFQIISEGDDRRKSFKRLHRFRYSPTVAYGNNEVHLHPTLPRRLTVREALRLQSVPDWYYFPEDMTLQSMFKMVSNGVPVELSIKLAVQVKKVLDDYYGIIEPE; this is encoded by the coding sequence TTGTCATATAATTTAGTTTCTTTATTTTCAGGAGCCGGTTTTTTAGATATTGGTTTCGTAGAATCGGGTTTTTCAATCCTCAAAGGGTATGAATTAAACTCTGAATTTGCAAGAGCACATAATCACAATTTTTCTAGACGCTATAATGATGAAAAATTAGTGGAAGTAATAGATATAACAAAAGTTCCTGCTAAGTCATTGCCTTTATGTGAAGGAATTATTGGAGGCCCACCATGTCAGGATTTCTCAGCGGGAAATTCTAATAATACCGGTGTAGAAGGGGAACGAGGTAAATTAGTTTGGGATTTTTTAAAGAAAATTAAATACCGACGACCAAATTTTTTTGTCTTTGAAAATGTTGCAACATTATATACTAGAAAAAAACATAGAACTCAAGCATTAGAACCTCTCTTAAAAGAATTTGATAAGCTTGGTTACCAAACCTATTTTAAAGTTTTAAATTCACTTCATTATGGTATTCCACAAGACAGGTCCAGAGTTTTTATTGTTGCCTTCAAGAAAAAGATTATAAAAAAGTTAGAAAAAAATGGCCTCCAAGTATTCACTTGGCCTGAAGAACAATTCAATAACCCTAAGAAAGCGTTCGATTGGTCAAAGGTACACCCATTCGGTAGCAGCTTGGAAGAAGAGAGAATTATAGAGGAACTAGGAGATTTTTATCCTCTAACTGTACACAGTAGAATCTACAACAATTTTGACGGAACTACTTTAAAGAATAATGTCTCATTTAATCCTAAGTCTTCTAAATTCCAAATTATTTCTGAAGGAGACGATAGAAGAAAATCGTTTAAGCGGTTACATAGATTTCGCTACAGTCCAACAGTGGCGTATGGAAATAACGAAGTACATCTCCACCCTACCTTACCTAGAAGACTTACAGTGAGGGAAGCTTTAAGACTCCAGTCAGTTCCGGACTGGTATTACTTTCCTGAAGATATGACTTTACAAAGTATGTTTAAAATGGTTAGCAATGGAGTTCCAGTAGAATTATCAATTAAACTAGCTGTTCAAGTAAAGAAGGTATTAGATGATTATTACGGAATCATAGAGCCAGAATAA
- a CDS encoding ATP-binding protein, protein MENRIDYDIIEQVESVNVNPDPRILVAITNNPIKPIDALCELIDNSIDSFIAAEKAGTPILNPIIQISIPRNADINRGEGELIILDNGLGMSLEQLVNALKAGYTDKNPFDRLGLFGLGFNISSGKLGKRTVVASSREHDNKLVEITIDLERMVNENTYNVPKNLKEKQYENQRGTYVKIDSWWEEGSQNFGFVSKLAKLGIPQITKEIGRRYSTFIRDNNLKIVINDVECQSFEHCVWADHRAVKHNRRGLIPAVYRFDEVLKIERRCTTCYKPIVEGNCLSCGEKTQTKTIEHRVTGWVGIQRFDDANEYGIDLIRNGRVIRKSEKDAFFMWTDSLGNTIKDYPIDSGYGRIVGEIHLNHVPTDFLKQDFQRTSAEWEEAIKFLRGNTSLQPEKAAESGEENKSYIFMLYQGFRRVRDFGAKDMYMGYWEPGVDKPKRITREVEKEYYQKFLDKIPGYYDDENWWKLVEDADKKPIDDMIECPDCGTQCISTSEVCPGCDYILKGKECINSECKKQIIKSSQHCNHCGASQSPAARETWKCSFCSKNNSPETSYCRYCNRNKGEQNTFNIDYLLENSVKNEELSIKTFAISLPGGANMATTAINVYTIKYGIALERDGKSTPLIFHKGESLNIFIDNRHPILTQYQVRPHDLIAVEISKWIQDQNSRFMSGDGVHLWSISSLYWEVFRGSVWNATLAIDANETRNKIEAFFNRMKEEVTLLLHSEAEDIENNMLPEEKHDLHISLVSNGFDPSQISEVIREGNFLGYLSNRMLVKLFVQYPDKFFDGKFWSDSFEHMDSAIFGQSTVSEIRNHIKGKYRNFLEDILGYYENRSPDEGYTKRVNQTLELLYRKLI, encoded by the coding sequence ATGGAGAATAGGATTGATTATGATATTATTGAGCAAGTAGAATCGGTAAATGTAAACCCAGATCCCCGGATTTTAGTGGCTATTACAAACAACCCAATAAAACCTATAGATGCGCTCTGCGAGTTAATTGATAATTCAATTGATAGTTTTATTGCAGCAGAAAAAGCAGGAACTCCCATTTTAAATCCAATAATACAAATCTCAATTCCTAGAAATGCAGATATTAATAGGGGTGAAGGTGAGTTAATAATACTTGATAATGGTTTAGGAATGAGTCTTGAGCAATTAGTTAATGCATTAAAAGCAGGATATACTGATAAAAACCCATTTGATCGCCTTGGTCTATTTGGCTTAGGATTTAATATCTCTTCAGGGAAATTAGGGAAGAGGACAGTGGTTGCCTCAAGTAGAGAACATGATAACAAGCTTGTTGAAATCACTATTGATTTAGAAAGAATGGTAAATGAAAATACCTATAACGTCCCTAAAAACTTGAAAGAAAAGCAGTATGAGAACCAACGAGGGACTTACGTTAAGATAGATAGTTGGTGGGAGGAAGGCTCACAAAACTTTGGTTTTGTATCCAAATTAGCCAAGCTAGGAATCCCCCAAATTACAAAAGAGATTGGCAGACGTTATTCAACCTTCATACGAGATAATAATTTAAAGATAGTGATAAATGACGTTGAGTGCCAATCCTTTGAACATTGTGTTTGGGCTGACCATAGAGCAGTTAAACACAATAGAAGAGGGTTAATCCCAGCAGTTTATCGTTTTGATGAGGTTCTTAAAATTGAGAGGCGTTGTACTACTTGTTATAAACCGATAGTAGAAGGAAACTGTTTGTCTTGTGGAGAAAAAACTCAAACAAAGACAATAGAACATAGGGTAACTGGTTGGGTAGGAATTCAAAGGTTCGATGATGCAAATGAGTATGGAATTGACTTGATTAGAAACGGGCGGGTGATTAGGAAATCTGAAAAGGACGCTTTCTTTATGTGGACAGATAGCTTAGGTAATACTATTAAAGATTATCCTATTGATAGTGGGTACGGAAGAATAGTAGGTGAAATCCACTTAAATCATGTTCCCACAGATTTTTTAAAACAGGACTTTCAAAGAACATCTGCCGAATGGGAAGAGGCAATAAAATTTCTAAGAGGAAACACCTCATTACAGCCAGAAAAGGCAGCTGAGAGCGGGGAAGAAAACAAAAGTTATATATTTATGTTATATCAAGGATTCCGTAGAGTAAGGGACTTCGGAGCCAAAGATATGTATATGGGCTATTGGGAGCCTGGAGTAGATAAGCCTAAAAGAATAACTCGTGAAGTAGAAAAAGAATACTACCAGAAGTTTCTTGATAAAATACCTGGTTATTATGATGATGAAAACTGGTGGAAATTAGTTGAGGATGCTGATAAAAAGCCCATAGATGACATGATCGAATGTCCGGATTGTGGTACCCAATGTATTTCCACTAGTGAAGTATGTCCCGGTTGTGATTATATTCTAAAAGGTAAAGAGTGCATTAACTCAGAGTGTAAAAAACAAATAATTAAATCATCACAACACTGTAATCACTGTGGGGCCTCACAATCACCTGCAGCTAGGGAAACATGGAAATGTTCCTTTTGTTCTAAAAATAACTCACCTGAAACTTCATATTGTAGGTATTGTAATAGGAACAAAGGAGAACAGAATACATTTAACATTGATTATTTGTTAGAAAACTCAGTGAAGAACGAAGAGTTATCTATTAAGACCTTTGCAATATCTCTCCCTGGTGGGGCTAATATGGCCACAACCGCGATAAATGTCTATACGATTAAATATGGTATTGCTTTAGAAAGAGATGGTAAATCAACTCCTTTGATTTTTCATAAGGGAGAATCACTTAACATATTTATTGATAATAGACACCCTATACTTACGCAGTATCAAGTAAGACCGCATGATTTAATTGCTGTTGAAATATCGAAGTGGATACAAGATCAGAACAGCAGATTTATGTCAGGAGACGGAGTGCACCTATGGTCTATAAGCAGCTTATATTGGGAAGTTTTTAGAGGCTCGGTATGGAATGCTACATTAGCAATAGATGCAAACGAAACTAGGAATAAAATAGAAGCATTTTTTAATAGGATGAAAGAGGAGGTTACATTGTTATTACATAGCGAAGCGGAAGATATAGAAAATAATATGCTTCCTGAAGAAAAACACGACCTCCATATATCATTGGTTAGTAATGGATTTGACCCTTCACAAATTTCGGAAGTTATTCGTGAAGGGAATTTTCTGGGATATCTTTCAAATAGAATGTTAGTAAAACTATTTGTTCAGTATCCTGATAAATTCTTTGATGGGAAGTTCTGGAGCGATTCTTTTGAACATATGGATTCTGCTATCTTTGGCCAATCAACTGTATCAGAAATAAGAAATCACATTAAGGGAAAGTATAGAAACTTTTTGGAAGATATTCTTGGATACTATGAAAACCGAAGTCCAGATGAAGGTTATACAAAACGTGTAAATCAAACACTTGAACTATTATATAGGAAATTAATATAG
- a CDS encoding DEAD/DEAH box helicase family protein, with protein sequence MSFINDTLLSIGPWQALERNVARLMQHAGWEDVRIVGQSNDRGADIIGHRKGKRWLVQVKFRRNGNVGIDVVDKTIEAAHFYNADFPVIATNQMFTDEVIKKQSILLASQIKLQLWDKYKLKRDWDRLTEISSSLKQSRKYQENPINQVINAYNSTNKALIVLATGLGKTFVAAESTRKILNLPNPPKKVLVLAHTNELVYQLEKSFWPFMTKNITSTVWNGYEKGYPKETNFTFACVDSIVEHIRRNGDLPTNYDMIIIDECHHAGSMSYKTVLEATRAGKNNGAFLLGMTATPWRSDDKNIEEIFGEKLVNLNIVDGLRNGYLSNIDYRMYVDNINWERLSELHELTPRKLNRTLFIREWDDAVIYKLKETWNEVEKPRVIVFCSTIDHAMTMRDKINSLGIGRAEAIYSGNYSGHRLTSADRNRLLADFHNGYIQVMCAVDIFNEGVDVPDVNIIVFQRVTHSRRIFIQQLGRGLRVSPGKEKVIVLDFVSDIRRFAAGLELKNSLEGSPIYLNLGNPVKFMNVVGEDKAAESFLKEWLEDVSQIQDAKEEDHILKFPPALTDRQKIR encoded by the coding sequence ATGTCATTTATTAATGATACTTTATTAAGTATTGGTCCTTGGCAGGCTCTTGAAAGAAATGTTGCTCGCTTAATGCAACACGCAGGTTGGGAAGACGTAAGAATTGTGGGACAAAGTAATGATAGGGGAGCCGATATAATAGGTCACCGTAAAGGGAAACGGTGGCTTGTGCAAGTGAAATTTCGTAGGAATGGTAATGTGGGCATAGACGTTGTCGATAAAACAATTGAAGCTGCACATTTTTATAACGCAGATTTTCCAGTTATAGCAACAAATCAAATGTTTACTGATGAAGTCATAAAAAAACAAAGCATTTTATTAGCAAGTCAGATAAAACTACAATTGTGGGATAAATATAAATTAAAAAGAGATTGGGACAGGTTAACAGAGATAAGTTCCTCTCTCAAACAATCAAGAAAGTACCAAGAAAACCCCATTAATCAAGTAATAAATGCCTACAATTCAACAAATAAAGCTTTAATAGTTTTAGCAACTGGACTAGGGAAAACTTTTGTTGCTGCGGAGTCTACTCGAAAAATATTAAATTTACCTAATCCTCCAAAGAAAGTTTTAGTTTTAGCTCATACAAACGAGTTGGTATACCAGTTAGAGAAATCATTCTGGCCCTTTATGACCAAAAATATTACTTCTACTGTGTGGAACGGGTATGAAAAAGGATACCCTAAAGAGACCAATTTCACTTTTGCATGTGTAGATTCCATTGTAGAACATATTAGGAGAAACGGTGATTTACCAACTAATTATGATATGATTATTATAGATGAATGTCACCATGCTGGTTCTATGTCGTATAAAACTGTTCTTGAAGCAACCAGAGCTGGTAAAAATAATGGAGCATTTTTATTAGGAATGACTGCTACTCCTTGGAGGAGTGATGATAAAAATATAGAAGAAATATTTGGAGAAAAGTTAGTGAATTTAAATATTGTTGATGGTTTAAGAAATGGTTATCTCTCCAATATAGATTATAGAATGTATGTAGATAATATAAATTGGGAAAGGTTATCGGAATTGCATGAATTAACACCAAGAAAGTTAAATCGAACCCTTTTTATTCGCGAATGGGACGATGCAGTTATTTATAAATTAAAAGAGACATGGAACGAAGTTGAAAAACCAAGAGTAATAGTCTTTTGTTCAACAATTGATCATGCAATGACAATGAGAGATAAGATAAACAGTCTAGGAATTGGTAGAGCAGAAGCTATTTATTCAGGAAATTATTCTGGGCATAGGTTAACATCAGCTGATAGAAATAGGTTATTGGCTGATTTCCACAATGGTTATATTCAAGTCATGTGTGCGGTAGATATCTTTAATGAAGGTGTAGATGTACCTGATGTTAATATTATTGTGTTTCAGCGTGTAACACATAGCAGAAGAATTTTTATTCAACAACTAGGGAGGGGTTTGAGAGTAAGTCCTGGTAAGGAAAAAGTAATTGTCCTTGACTTCGTTTCAGATATAAGAAGGTTTGCTGCTGGATTGGAATTAAAAAATTCGCTAGAAGGATCACCGATTTATTTAAACTTAGGTAACCCAGTAAAATTCATGAATGTAGTAGGTGAAGATAAGGCAGCAGAAAGCTTTTTGAAAGAATGGCTTGAAGATGTCAGTCAAATTCAAGATGCAAAAGAGGAGGACCACATTCTTAAATTCCCTCCGGCACTTACTGACAGACAAAAAATTAGGTGA
- a CDS encoding DUF3578 domain-containing protein: protein MSIFSLFPFVEVSDFNNNITLCLKEYYTDDIPNDNYEELKRFLTDLVEEKVNPKLLNMDYKGNEYRIKSKSRQDARILGIINENNEPNITLLSTYSEAKNKETFVKNLLENQGYFKIVIFCLDLLRNVTKKERRNQIEELGRIIIRNSRGNNLMVESVAKERSYYLLLWLEKNGTINEEWIPCDNFFIKREKIMSSNLSNSLTQLMNEYLKSKEESVGVTPQMGYLVRNDIPMQIYNLDFIASNQYIVTGSVGVGRWASVPWIAIMNRIITTSTKKGYYIVYLFSEDMKSVYLTIGLGVEKTQREEIIRIKEEIRSTIPQYSKFLIDDLINLGTGTKAKEYAFSTAAYIKYDHGQFPNEIELINDLKDMIKIYENYIKIKTGASPISYDSGGRTKKSKDLVREKIEYLSYNNLISHIFTFIKGKGFFYGEDEINNLFLSLKTKPFVIISGISGTGKTKIVQWFAESVGATE, encoded by the coding sequence ATGTCTATATTTTCATTATTCCCTTTCGTAGAAGTATCAGATTTTAACAATAATATAACACTTTGTTTAAAAGAATACTATACAGATGATATACCAAATGATAATTATGAAGAACTTAAAAGATTTCTTACAGATTTAGTTGAAGAAAAGGTTAACCCAAAATTATTAAATATGGACTACAAGGGCAATGAATATAGAATTAAGAGTAAAAGTAGACAGGATGCTAGAATATTAGGAATCATCAATGAAAATAATGAACCTAACATCACTCTTTTAAGTACTTACTCAGAAGCAAAGAATAAAGAAACTTTTGTAAAGAACCTTTTGGAAAATCAAGGTTATTTTAAAATTGTAATTTTTTGTCTGGATCTCTTAAGAAATGTTACAAAAAAAGAAAGAAGGAATCAAATAGAGGAACTAGGAAGAATAATTATTCGGAATTCTAGAGGTAATAACTTAATGGTAGAATCAGTTGCTAAAGAACGAAGTTATTATCTCCTTTTATGGTTGGAAAAAAACGGTACTATAAATGAAGAATGGATACCTTGTGATAATTTTTTTATAAAAAGGGAGAAGATAATGTCAAGTAATCTTAGTAATAGTTTAACCCAATTAATGAATGAGTACCTAAAAAGCAAGGAGGAAAGTGTTGGTGTAACTCCGCAAATGGGGTATTTAGTAAGAAATGATATTCCAATGCAGATTTATAACCTAGACTTTATTGCATCTAATCAATATATTGTTACTGGATCAGTAGGTGTAGGTAGATGGGCTTCTGTTCCTTGGATAGCAATAATGAACCGAATCATTACCACGTCGACTAAAAAAGGTTACTATATTGTTTATCTTTTTAGTGAAGATATGAAGAGTGTTTATCTGACTATTGGTTTAGGAGTAGAAAAGACACAAAGGGAAGAAATAATAAGAATCAAGGAAGAAATACGCAGTACTATTCCGCAATATAGTAAATTTCTAATCGATGATCTAATAAATTTAGGGACAGGTACTAAGGCAAAAGAATATGCATTTTCTACCGCTGCATATATTAAATATGATCATGGACAGTTTCCTAATGAAATTGAATTAATAAATGATTTAAAAGATATGATAAAAATTTATGAAAACTATATTAAGATTAAAACAGGTGCCTCTCCTATTAGTTATGATTCAGGTGGAAGAACCAAGAAAAGTAAAGATCTAGTTAGAGAAAAAATTGAATATTTATCTTATAACAATTTAATCTCGCATATATTTACGTTCATTAAAGGGAAAGGTTTTTTTTATGGAGAGGATGAAATTAATAATCTCTTCTTATCTCTAAAAACAAAACCATTCGTGATCATCTCAGGTATTTCCGGTACAGGAAAAACCAAAATTGTTCAATGGTTTGCTGAAAGCGTAGGGGCGACAGAATAG
- a CDS encoding restriction endonuclease-like protein has product MALLPSGSRDDVELVKIETEALSLVIKGKPYHERYEGLRQYKAMDRHDVMDFTVDGDGIQEIKVYDIANQELVTPSEQRPIFFENGVYQLIVVPKDGREFTFYHEYPLIRQAVSPMPIGSQPILMGNLQFQNEVGFTTFEIRADGKAILEVTLEIFPVKLDYKKDYQKLLDEVNDEIYNLAFHFIRKTYLGARLRLEGNPSKAEFYRLISEHFHQFLQAVARIEFQPHHKLDKTYEKARGDQLRKQDPVSRNFLRKRANVFVDVSKGIDVHGRTVMPTEGLKIKKELTYDNLENRYVKWMIERIKQKLDDLLDSIVSKNRWTREKPDYDLVEKIELMSKQLKSKLSSPFWKSIGKLDRSVMGLVLQMAPGYRDAFQIYLTVSKGLMLQGKLYRMSVKDVATLYEYWTFLKLGQILDRRYKLISQDIVQVNREGLFVNLEANKTARRIFRHPVTNEEIILAYQKREGSLPTVSQIPDTMLSIEKKGKGYKYHYIFDAKYRIDYAQEDSYYRKRYKTPGPMEDDINTMHRYRDSIVATSGGPFERTAFGAYVLFPWFDETVYEKHHFYESIDKVNIGGLPFLPNATNMVERFVERLIDKSPEEIQREGILPKGANEEWKSSLDHRVMVGLVSDQESYDQFIKGAFYQIPVKQLRKGWQEAEYVALYVKNSLNTDNGVQLYAKVKDVRPYFNGDDDYMRFNVAAWSRLKQNIRPVNYGISRSYVMTTLKALKEARELPELFMKSKGEKTIWRMLRRVSDQIRVELDQENLDRASSISEYKIKDIKVTMDMQEREIRFIENNSEEAVSIEQLEKNPSGVFKKLVEMLQQSKAD; this is encoded by the coding sequence ATGGCTTTACTTCCTTCTGGATCTCGTGATGATGTTGAATTAGTAAAAATAGAGACTGAGGCTCTTTCATTAGTGATAAAGGGAAAACCTTATCACGAAAGGTATGAAGGATTACGGCAATATAAGGCTATGGACCGTCATGATGTGATGGATTTTACAGTGGATGGAGATGGCATTCAGGAGATTAAGGTATATGATATCGCCAATCAAGAGCTGGTCACTCCTTCTGAGCAAAGGCCGATCTTCTTTGAAAATGGGGTATATCAGCTGATCGTCGTTCCGAAGGACGGTCGGGAGTTCACTTTTTATCACGAATATCCTCTTATCAGACAAGCCGTCTCACCGATGCCAATTGGGAGCCAACCTATTTTAATGGGAAATCTGCAGTTTCAAAATGAGGTTGGTTTTACAACATTCGAAATAAGGGCGGATGGTAAGGCGATCCTTGAAGTCACGCTGGAGATATTTCCTGTGAAACTTGATTATAAAAAGGATTATCAAAAGCTTTTAGATGAAGTAAATGATGAAATCTATAACCTGGCTTTCCATTTTATCCGGAAAACGTATTTGGGTGCTAGGTTAAGGCTGGAGGGAAATCCGTCGAAAGCGGAATTTTACCGCTTGATCAGTGAGCATTTTCATCAATTTCTTCAGGCTGTTGCGAGAATTGAATTCCAACCTCACCATAAATTGGATAAGACCTATGAGAAAGCACGAGGGGACCAGTTGCGGAAGCAAGACCCTGTCAGCAGAAACTTTTTACGAAAACGTGCGAACGTCTTTGTCGATGTATCAAAGGGGATTGATGTTCATGGCAGGACGGTGATGCCTACAGAAGGGTTAAAAATCAAAAAAGAGCTTACATATGATAATTTGGAGAACCGCTATGTTAAGTGGATGATTGAGCGGATCAAACAAAAGCTGGATGATTTGTTGGACTCTATAGTGAGCAAAAACAGGTGGACCAGAGAGAAGCCGGACTATGACCTAGTTGAGAAAATTGAATTGATGTCCAAACAGTTAAAGTCGAAGCTGAGCAGTCCTTTTTGGAAGTCTATTGGCAAGCTGGATCGTTCGGTAATGGGTCTGGTATTGCAAATGGCACCTGGTTATCGAGACGCTTTTCAAATCTATTTAACTGTTTCAAAAGGATTGATGCTACAGGGGAAGCTGTACCGAATGTCGGTGAAGGATGTTGCCACTCTCTATGAATATTGGACTTTCTTGAAGCTCGGACAGATTCTTGACCGAAGGTATAAGCTTATCAGCCAGGATATAGTTCAGGTTAACAGGGAAGGTTTGTTTGTAAATCTGGAAGCAAATAAAACAGCGAGGAGAATATTCAGGCACCCTGTCACAAATGAAGAAATCATTTTAGCGTATCAAAAACGGGAAGGCAGCTTGCCGACTGTTTCACAAATACCTGATACGATGCTGAGCATTGAGAAAAAGGGAAAGGGCTACAAATACCATTATATTTTTGATGCTAAGTATCGGATCGACTATGCCCAGGAAGACAGCTATTATCGAAAACGGTATAAAACACCCGGTCCGATGGAGGATGACATTAATACAATGCATCGCTATCGGGATTCGATTGTTGCGACAAGTGGGGGGCCATTTGAGAGAACCGCTTTTGGAGCTTATGTTTTATTTCCGTGGTTTGACGAAACCGTATATGAAAAGCACCATTTTTATGAGAGTATCGATAAAGTGAATATTGGCGGGTTGCCTTTCCTGCCGAATGCCACGAATATGGTTGAACGTTTTGTAGAAAGATTGATTGATAAAAGCCCTGAGGAGATTCAAAGGGAGGGCATCCTGCCAAAAGGTGCCAATGAAGAATGGAAGTCGAGCTTGGATCATAGGGTGATGGTTGGGCTTGTTTCCGATCAAGAGAGCTACGATCAATTCATCAAGGGAGCCTTTTATCAAATTCCTGTAAAGCAATTAAGGAAAGGCTGGCAGGAAGCTGAGTATGTAGCTTTGTATGTAAAAAATAGCTTAAATACTGATAATGGCGTTCAGCTTTATGCAAAGGTTAAAGATGTCAGACCTTATTTTAATGGTGATGATGATTACATGCGTTTTAATGTTGCCGCCTGGTCTAGACTGAAGCAGAACATAAGACCCGTTAATTACGGCATATCAAGAAGCTATGTGATGACAACCTTAAAAGCTTTAAAGGAAGCGCGGGAACTTCCTGAATTATTCATGAAATCTAAGGGAGAGAAAACCATTTGGCGAATGCTTAGAAGGGTATCTGATCAAATTAGGGTTGAACTGGACCAAGAAAATCTTGATCGTGCTTCTAGTATATCAGAGTATAAGATTAAAGATATTAAAGTGACCATGGATATGCAGGAAAGGGAAATCCGATTTATCGAAAATAACTCAGAAGAAGCAGTTTCGATTGAACAATTAGAGAAAAATCCTTCAGGGGTTTTTAAGAAATTGGTGGAGATGCTTCAACAATCAAAGGCAGACTAA
- a CDS encoding nucleoside triphosphate pyrophosphohydrolase, protein MGKPKVYNKLVRDRIPEIIHQTGKSFNTRKLEHQDYIKELKNKAFEELNEYAKSNSSLEAAEELADLLEVMHSLAEVHGYTFNQIEEIRQRKAEDRGGFKERIYLIDVEK, encoded by the coding sequence ATGGGCAAGCCAAAAGTGTATAACAAGTTAGTCCGAGATCGTATCCCTGAGATCATCCACCAGACAGGAAAATCATTTAACACTAGAAAATTAGAACATCAGGATTATATCAAAGAGCTGAAGAATAAAGCATTTGAAGAACTGAATGAATACGCTAAAAGTAATAGCAGTCTCGAAGCAGCTGAAGAACTGGCGGATTTATTAGAAGTAATGCATTCATTAGCAGAAGTTCATGGTTATACCTTTAATCAGATTGAGGAAATACGACAACGGAAGGCAGAGGATAGAGGCGGGTTTAAGGAAAGAATTTATTTGATTGATGTTGAGAAGTAG
- a CDS encoding SDR family oxidoreductase, which produces MTSLKGKIAIVTGASRSKGIGAAICRSFANAGADVFFTHWSPFDEVSGNGSDEDFQNMLCEELRQMGVNAAHMEVDLSRNESTGLIMDKVEETLGTPSILVNNATFESPANFRTLNREILDMHYKVNNSGTLMLSMEFAKRYEKAFPEGKDGRIINMVSKGPDPNNLAYIATKGMIIAITEPLSVGLAPIGITVNSVDPGPTDSGWINDELRKQLLPLFPTGRIGVPEDAARLITFLASDDSGWITGQTIKSEGGFLGK; this is translated from the coding sequence ATGACCAGTCTAAAAGGCAAAATTGCAATAGTAACCGGCGCAAGCCGTTCAAAGGGAATAGGGGCAGCAATTTGCCGCTCATTTGCGAATGCTGGGGCAGATGTATTTTTTACACATTGGTCTCCATTTGATGAGGTTAGCGGAAATGGATCAGATGAAGATTTTCAAAATATGTTATGTGAAGAGTTAAGACAAATGGGAGTTAATGCTGCGCATATGGAGGTTGACTTGAGTAGGAATGAGTCAACAGGCCTTATCATGGACAAGGTTGAAGAAACGTTGGGGACACCAAGTATATTAGTGAACAATGCTACCTTTGAATCACCAGCTAATTTTCGTACTTTGAATAGAGAGATTCTGGACATGCATTACAAAGTGAATAATAGTGGGACTTTAATGCTGTCTATGGAATTTGCGAAAAGATATGAAAAGGCATTTCCTGAAGGGAAAGATGGCCGAATCATTAATATGGTATCTAAAGGACCTGATCCTAACAATCTGGCCTACATAGCAACTAAAGGTATGATCATCGCGATAACCGAACCTTTATCAGTTGGATTAGCCCCGATTGGTATCACCGTAAATTCTGTCGATCCTGGTCCTACTGATTCCGGTTGGATAAATGATGAATTAAGAAAACAGCTGCTGCCACTTTTTCCAACTGGAAGAATAGGTGTACCGGAAGATGCTGCGCGATTAATAACGTTCCTAGCCAGTGATGATTCTGGCTGGATTACTGGACAAACGATAAAATCTGAGGGGGGATTTTTGGGGAAATAG